TAAACGTTTATGGATCCCCCACAAGCCTTGATGTAAATAATTTTCATAAGCCGTCCAACCCTGCTCAGCACCTAATTCGGCTTTAAATTTAAGCCACATATCCGCACAATATTGCTTGCTTAAGCGTTGCAATCGCAGCTCTAAAGGATCATCTATGATGACCATTGGCGCCTCTTGCATATTTTTAAACAAAGGCAGTGGCACCATTAATTGGCCAATCCTTTTACTTTCATCTTCTATCACTAACGAGCCTGCACGGTTTGCTATCTGTAGGATCTTTAATGCGAGTTGATGTTCATAATTTATCTGCCGAGGCTGAGGGGTCACTTGCTTCCCAAAACTAGAGCCTCGATGATTAGCCATTCCTTCAATATCTAATCCATTACTTAAACGTTGAATCAGTTCGGTTTTAGCGCAACCGGTATTTCCGCCTAGCACGACAATCGGTAATTGCTCTTGCTCTTCTAAAATGCCCATCAAATAACGGCGTACGCTTTTATAACCCCCTGGAATAAGGGATATATCAACGCCATTATCTTTTAAAAACTGCACAGATAAACGCGATCTAAGCCCCCCACGAAAGCAATATATCAAAGCATTACTCTGTTGGTTTTTTAATGTGGCCCATTGCTCAATGCGCGCTGGCATCTCATTTTCAACTAATTGATAGCCTAATTTAATGGCGGCATCTTGACCTTTTTCCTTATAACAAATGCCCACCAAATGACGCTCATTATCGTTCATTAAGGGTAAATTAGTCGCATTAGGTAAAGCGCCTTGTGCAAATTCAACAGGCGCTCGCACATCGATTAAGGGAGTGTTAGCAAGTAGCATCGTTCGATAGTTCGCCTGCTCTGGCGTTAACTTTTTCTTGTTATTATCCATTTTATACAACACTAATTAAGGGGCTTTGTGCCTCTAAAGTATGCATTGTACCAATTTGATAAAGTTCACAGCCTACTTGTTTCGCTTTGTCTAACAAAGCCTCTTTGTGCGCGGGATCAACGGCAATTAACAATCCGCCTGATGTTTGAGGATCACACAATATCATTTTCTGCGCTTGCGTTATCTGGCTTACCTTATTTTCATAACTCGCAAAGTTGCGATGAGTGCCTCCGGGGATAGCGCCCAAAGAAATATAATGCTCTACACCGCCTAAAACAGGGATAGCCTTAAAATCAAGCGTTGCACCGAGTACACCCTCTTTACACATTTCCGATAAATGTCCCAATAAGCCAAAACCGGTCACATCCGTTATCGCGTGAACAAAGGACATGTACCCTAATTGCTGCCCAAAATCATTTAATTGACACATGCTATCGCGCGCTATGTTTTTATGCTCAGCTTGTAATAAGCCCTTTTTTTCTGCGGTGCTTAAAATGCCCACGCCAATCGCTTTAGATAAAAATAAAAGGTCACCCGATTTTGCGCTCACATTTTTCTTAATATGCTCTGTTGCAACGACGCCCGTTACCGCCAAACCAAAAATAGGCTCAGGTGAATCAATACTGTGCCCTCCCGCTAAAGATATCCCTGCGGCATGACAAACGGATCGCCCACCATCGAGTACTTGCGCTGCGATACTTGGATCTAATTTCGCAATCGGCCAACCTAAGATCGCAATGGCCATAATAGGTTTAC
The sequence above is a segment of the Psychromonas sp. CNPT3 genome. Coding sequences within it:
- the mnmH gene encoding tRNA 2-selenouridine(34) synthase MnmH, with the protein product MDNNKKKLTPEQANYRTMLLANTPLIDVRAPVEFAQGALPNATNLPLMNDNERHLVGICYKEKGQDAAIKLGYQLVENEMPARIEQWATLKNQQSNALIYCFRGGLRSRLSVQFLKDNGVDISLIPGGYKSVRRYLMGILEEQEQLPIVVLGGNTGCAKTELIQRLSNGLDIEGMANHRGSSFGKQVTPQPRQINYEHQLALKILQIANRAGSLVIEDESKRIGQLMVPLPLFKNMQEAPMVIIDDPLELRLQRLSKQYCADMWLKFKAELGAEQGWTAYENYLHQGLWGIHKRLGLERFKMLKVLLDQALQAQKTRACCAAHQSWIEIILRDYYDPMYQYQLASKTQRIQFSGSSDEVAQWLMMHKQSLRT
- the selD gene encoding selenide, water dikinase SelD, producing MPSNTNNDRIRLTQYSHGAGCGCKISPQVLQKILQSSLPPFSDPNLLVGNATNDDAAVYDLGNGSSIVSTTDFFMPIVDDPFDFGRIAATNAISDIYAMGGKPIMAIAILGWPIAKLDPSIAAQVLDGGRSVCHAAGISLAGGHSIDSPEPIFGLAVTGVVATEHIKKNVSAKSGDLLFLSKAIGVGILSTAEKKGLLQAEHKNIARDSMCQLNDFGQQLGYMSFVHAITDVTGFGLLGHLSEMCKEGVLGATLDFKAIPVLGGVEHYISLGAIPGGTHRNFASYENKVSQITQAQKMILCDPQTSGGLLIAVDPAHKEALLDKAKQVGCELYQIGTMHTLEAQSPLISVV